The DNA region TTTATTCCGCGAAGACAAAGCGCGCGAATACTTTGTTGCGCTGCGTAAAGAAATGCAAATGGCTAAAGATTTGGGATATGAGTTCCAATCTATGTACATTGGCGGCGGTACCACAACCGTGCTTGAAGATGAATTAGCCCGCACAATCGAACTGGCAAAAACGTTATTTCCAACGATTAAAGAAGTGTCTTGTGAGTCAGATCCACAGCATTTAGCTAACCCTGAGTTTAAGCAATTAAAAGGCTTAGTTGACAGAATGTCGATTGGGGTACAAAGCTTTGATGATGGCATTTTAAAAATGACCGATCGCTTAGACAAGTTTGGTTCAGGACAACAAACTTTTGACCGTATTATGGCGGCTAAAGAACTGTTTCCGATTATTAACGTTGATATGATTTTTGGTTTTCGTGGTCAAACTGATGAGATTATCCAATCCGATCTCGAAATGGCATCTAAACTTGATCCTCGCCAAATTACCACCTATCCGTTAATGATTACCCACCAAACCCGTAAAAGTGTTAAAGGCAGCTTAGCAGCACCCCAAGGTGAAATGGTTAATCAATATCGCCAGATTTTAAACCACTTAACAGGACAATATACACAACTGTCAGCGTGGGCATTTGGTAAAACCAATGACGAAGGTTTTGATGAGTACGTTATTGATTATGATGAGTATTTAGGTATAGGTTCTGGTTCGTTTAGTTTTTTAAATGACACCTTGTATGTGAATACATTTTCACTGAAAAAATACCAACAACGCATTGCTGAAGGCCGCATGGCTGTTGAGCAACAGAAAAAATATCAGCTAAAAGAAGTGATGCAATATCGCTTTTTACTAGGGATGTTTTCTGGACGCTTATCGCGTAAATATTTCCGCGATACGTTTAACGTTAATTTAGACACCGCCTTATTCAAGGAAATGTCTTCAATGAAAGCTATGGGGGCACTTAAAAATGACCCTGTTAATCCTGACGAATTGATTGTGACCGATAACGGCAAAATGATTGGGTTATTGATGATGAAAGAGTTTTACTCTGGCATGGACAATGTGCGCGCCCAATTACGTCAACCACTTGCCGAAGCAGATATGTAACCTTGTCTTGTGATGAGCAATTTAAGGCCGTGATTATCACGGCCTTTTTGTTGCGTCAATGGTAGTCATTATCTTTTATTCAAGTGTTCATCTTCTTCTTATATTTATACTCTCATGCATCGAAAAGCCTGAATCTACCTGAACGGTACAGATAATTAACCTGATTGGTATTATACTCAAGGTTCTTTTTAGGTATATTTTTTTTGGGGTGAGTTGCATGGCCAATATTCTTTTGCTTGCCAATATCAATTGCGACCGAATTTTACGTCTCGATAAACCACTGCAAACCGGTGGTCGATTTCATTATCAAGACGGTGGGCTGCGTTTAGGCGGCGGTGGGGCGAATACTGGGTTGGGGTTAGTGTGGGCTAAACACAATGTGTCATTGGTGAGCGAGGTCGGTAGTGATGACATAGGTGACTGGATTTTAGCTAAAGCGAGTACTTTAGGGCTCGATTGTCGCTTAGTGCATCGTTTTAATGGCAATACTTGCGAGATGTTATTAGTCATGACACCTGATGGTGAGCGCACTATTATTCGCCCACAACGGCCTATTTTTGAACTGCCTGCACCACCTGATTGGCGACATTGGGATGTTTTTTATATTAACTCTTCAGCAAAAGGTGCGGGCGCTTGGGCAGCGAATGCTATAGCGTCTAATCCTAATTGCAAAGTGATATCACAATTGGCGAAAGATGAACGCAACCGACCTTGCCATGTGTTGATAGCTTCAATTACCGATATGCAAGGCCGCTGTAACCAAGACCCATGGGCGTTTGCTCAAGCTATTGCGGGTGAGGCATTGGCCTATTTTATTGTCACAGATGGTGAAAAAGGTGCCACGGTTTATAGTGAGGCTGATGAACAGCATGTGCCGGCCATTATTGCTGATGTAGTTGATACGACTGGGGCGGGTGATGCTTATGCCGCTGGGGTCATCCATGGTATATGCCAACATATGTCGATTACCGATGCGATGCATGAAGGCGCGTTGTGGGCCTCTTTTGCTGTGGCGACACAAAGTTCGATCCCCGGAAATGCATTAAAACGGTATTTAGCATAATTGTTCAAGTTAACTCAGACAATTAGTCATTTAATAGTGTGTCATGGTCTTTTTTGTAATTGTCACGTTGTAATCGTCACTTTTTTCATTATGGGACTATGACTCAAACTGTATCAATGGTTAGCCGCTATTGCTCTGCTCAAATGCCGCCGGTAGTTGCTATGTGTAGCTTGTTTTACCCTTGGCTAAGCTTTTAATTAATATCCACTGAAGGCCTATCACACCAATAGACTGGGAGTTAGAGCTGTTATGCATTCTCTCAAAAATAATATCTATGCAGTGTCATTGTTATTTATCTTTAATGGCTGTTTGTTTGGCTCGTGGGCGGCAAAAGTGCCATTTTTCAAACAGAAATTTGCCTTAGATGAACAAACATTATCGTTGTTTCTGCTATTGCTTGCATTCGGTGCGGTGGTGTCATTTCCGTTGGCGGGAAGGTTAAGCGATAAGCTGGGCGTACAAGTTATGTCAAAACTGGCTTATGTGTTGTATCCCATTCCTTTTATTGGGTTAGCCTTAAGTAATAATACTATTTTTCTCGCGGTCGCATTGTTTTGTTTCGGATTTTTACACGGCGGAATGGATGTGGTGATGAATAGCTGGGCGGCAAAAACAGAAGGATTGACGAATAAAAAACTGATGCCTTTCTTTCATGCCATGTTCAGTTTAGGTGCAGGGGTTGGAGCGGCCAGTTCGGTGTTATTGATGTGGGCTGATATCGGTACCTTAGTTCATTTTATTATTATCTGTGGCTTTTTCGCGCCATTTTACATGTTACTTCGTCAACCTAAA from Shewanella polaris includes:
- a CDS encoding coproporphyrinogen III oxidase family protein — encoded protein: MSPIIQSASQELIKPYQSNITVPNWMISSMEKVMQFYVDKNLRLDTISTDRMPKPVEGKRYMLYAHIPFCHTLCSFCTFHRFLFREDKAREYFVALRKEMQMAKDLGYEFQSMYIGGGTTTVLEDELARTIELAKTLFPTIKEVSCESDPQHLANPEFKQLKGLVDRMSIGVQSFDDGILKMTDRLDKFGSGQQTFDRIMAAKELFPIINVDMIFGFRGQTDEIIQSDLEMASKLDPRQITTYPLMITHQTRKSVKGSLAAPQGEMVNQYRQILNHLTGQYTQLSAWAFGKTNDEGFDEYVIDYDEYLGIGSGSFSFLNDTLYVNTFSLKKYQQRIAEGRMAVEQQKKYQLKEVMQYRFLLGMFSGRLSRKYFRDTFNVNLDTALFKEMSSMKAMGALKNDPVNPDELIVTDNGKMIGLLMMKEFYSGMDNVRAQLRQPLAEADM
- a CDS encoding PfkB family carbohydrate kinase, whose product is MANILLLANINCDRILRLDKPLQTGGRFHYQDGGLRLGGGGANTGLGLVWAKHNVSLVSEVGSDDIGDWILAKASTLGLDCRLVHRFNGNTCEMLLVMTPDGERTIIRPQRPIFELPAPPDWRHWDVFYINSSAKGAGAWAANAIASNPNCKVISQLAKDERNRPCHVLIASITDMQGRCNQDPWAFAQAIAGEALAYFIVTDGEKGATVYSEADEQHVPAIIADVVDTTGAGDAYAAGVIHGICQHMSITDAMHEGALWASFAVATQSSIPGNALKRYLA